CAGAGGTACCAACGAGATCAATGGGTCTACAATCACCAACTGCAGGACGACCAAGCTACTTCGTCGCCTTCGTCTTCGTCTTCATCCTCGTGCTGCTCAGTCATGCCTGATTTCGATTCGTCGGTGGGAGAAAACGACATCGCTTTGCAGCTACCGGAGCTGAAGAAGCTGCTTCTGGTGCTTAAAGAGAAGAGGAAAAGTGAAAGAGGCGGTGGTAGTGGCGACTTTGGGCCCGGGAATGTGCTCTTGGTGGGCACTGGGCCTGGAGACCCTGACCTCTTGACTTTGAAGGCTGTCAAAGCCATTCAGAACGCTGATTTGTTGTTGTATGACCGATTAGTGTCTAACGATGTTTTGGATTTGGTTGGTGCTAATGCTAAACTTCTCTATGTTGGAAAGACTGCTGGCTACCATAGCCGGACACAGGTAATGCTCATTTCTCTGTTTAATCGAAACCCAGATATATGAatatgtaattaatttttttttttttttgggtatttgAAAGTCAAAAAAATTTATTAGCTGAGAGATGGGTTTACTTCATTTGTTGACACTGCGTTAAGAATATTTTAACTTCTAAATATTGGATATTGGTTCTCTATTTTAGGAGGAGATACATGAATTGCTATTGAGTTTTGCTGAAGCAGGGGCAACTGTTGTTAGACTTAAAGGAGGGGATCCTCTGGTAAGTTATGACAAATTTTTGGGATGTTTGATTGAGTTAACTtagatataattaatatatacacATTTTATATTTCTGATGTATTATTGTATGAAGAGTATACTTTGTTATGACCCTACATTTTGGTGCAATTAGGTGTTTGGGAGGGGTGGAGAGGAAATGGATTTTCTGCAACAACAAGGGATTCAAGTGAAAGTAATTCCAGGTATTTAGCTATGTTCAGTTTTAATAAATTCCATTGTTTAGTCGAAACTCTTATTAAGTGTCTTATACATtatgattttgggaatgtagAAGTTTAGAGCATTAAATGGAATCAATATGGACAATGTTTTAGCTTAGATGTTTTATAAATTATACTTTCTATCAGTAAAGTTTTCAGCATATATCCTCGAGTAATACACCAACTTAGTCACTGGAAGAGTTTCATCCCTTCTTTATTTGCATAATGTAGATGTACACTAGGAATGAAGCGGGGAtccaaaatgagtagaaactctTTGGAAATTGTATATTCATACAGCAATATGCAAAATTTCAAAATGAAATATAGTATAAGGGATTTTTTGGAAGTTGGTATTGTAGATGGTAGGAAACCTCCCCCCTCTGTTGCTTTTGCATGTGGCAAGAAACTCACATTGTGTTTTTCCCGTCCTCTTTCCTTATTTTCTCTTGTAAATCTTCTATGTGTTTGTAGAAGTTTTTTCTCTTACAACGGGGTTTTTGTATTCTATAGTTGCAAAATATAGATTGATAATGTTTCTTGTTTTGCAGGTATCACTGCTGCGTCAGGAATAGCAGCAGAGCTCGGAATTCCATTGACTCACCGTGGTGTTGCAACTAGTGTTAGATTTCTCACAGGGCACTCAAGAAAGGGAGGAACGGATCCTCTCTTCGTAGCGGAGAATGCAGCTGACCCTGATACAACCTTGGTGGTATATATGGGATTGTCAACTCTCCCGTCCCTTGCCCTAAAGTTGATGCAACATGGTCTGCCGTCAACGACACCAGCTGTTGCAGTTGAACGAGGGACCACGCCTCAGCAGCGCATGGTAAGCACAATCCTTATATAAGTTAATGTGcatttttaaaaacaataataaaaaaaaattgtttcctCAAATGATAAACCTTACTACAGGAcaagaaatatgtgaggaagaAAATACAAATGTCTGAAAATGTTATTTCCAATTGAACAAATTTGCTACAAGGCACATATCTAACTCCATATTTACAAGAGAACCCACCATCTAATCTTCTGAACATCAGAATGAAGCTGTACTTTCCAAAACGTGACTAAATGGTGTCCTTTGATTTATTTAAAGTTTTGTTTTTTAAGTCGATTGACGCTGCTTCCTTAAATATGTGCATAACTAGTCTCAAGGGTTCACGTATCATTATATTAAAACCAGTTACCCCTGTTGTAGTAAAATACGTTTAATTGCAGTATATATAATGACAGTAACATATTTTTATGTTCACTGTTTTTGCGTTCTTGAATGATGGGAAACCACTTATATTGGTGGGAAATTCTTCCATGACACATAACTATTAAGAGAGGTCAATGAGGTTGTAAATGTACCTAATGAAGTGTTTTTGTCACCAAGCAACATCAAGTACTAATAAGTGGGACGTGTGATCTTACTATATTCAAATCCAAGCTTGATTCAAGTTCTGATGTTCATGCCAGTCTGATTCTAGCTATGATGGGATAATGCAGGTTTTTGCAGAGTTAAAGGATCTGGCCAATGAGATTTCGTCGGTAAAGTTGGTATCTCCTACACTGATCGTCATTGGGAGAGTGGTTGCACTTTCCTCATATTGGCCACATTCTGTAGAAGAAGCATCCTCCTTGGCGGAGgcgaaataatttttttaatgaatttgAGGAGATATCCTAAAATCTCTCGCCAGAAGCTGGGTTTACAGATATTCAACCCTGAACATTCTTGTCCCAGATGGATTTCGTTTCCTCACAGCGAAGGAATCTAGATGTTCAATGAGCTCTGCTGCGAAGAGAGACGACGAATTTGTTTGGATGCTAATGGAATAAAATTTCGGGGTAAATTGTATGTAGACTGATTTTGGAGTTAGTCTGAGACCGGGCCTTGACAGTACCACATAAATTTCAGGAAGAATGTACTTCAGAATGAAGTATTCAGTTCATTGCTGACATGCCAACGAAGTGCAgacattttttttatgtaattcatTATTTTTTAGAACCATTTTAAAGATTACATTGATATCATATGCCTACTTAATAAAATTGCACATCTAGATGCACTCAGTCCAATATTTGAATCCTTATTCAGTCTAatctaaataaatttttaatacaATCCAATCAAATTATTTGGTAAAAAGTAGAAACTACACTACGATACAACTTGTATAAATTATGAACTTAAATGAAATAtcgaaattttttatttattttttgacaaattattttacAGATATAGTTttctgtttttttaaaaaaaaaaaattataaatcataTATCAGATTTTATAACAAGTTTTAATCCACTACACGTTTTAATAACATACCAACATTATTTTGTTTTATAACCATTTCTTTATTTAACCCCACCATGAGTTTTGTGAAATTATTCTCATGTTAAATATTTCTgatacattaattttgaatttcttAAATTGTTGTAAAAATATTAGAgatttattgattttattaatatTCAGCCAAAGCTTTGTCATCAACAatggagaaagaaaaaaaaggaaattctTCTCCGAAACCGAGTAaggataatgaaaagtttaaaagaAGAATTTTGATAATAGAGGAAACGAAACTACTATTGAAGAATAGAGTGTCACCATTTGTCATGGTAAAGATACACATGCTTGAGATTTGAGCTTCAAAACTTGATTCAATCATAAATAATATGAAGGCTTAAGATACCAATTGGTGCTTGAGATGCG
The Humulus lupulus chromosome 6, drHumLupu1.1, whole genome shotgun sequence DNA segment above includes these coding regions:
- the LOC133782252 gene encoding S-adenosyl-L-methionine-dependent uroporphyrinogen III methyltransferase, chloroplastic, yielding MALVNRLQSLSSSLSSTHFRSRRPSNPQPICSLHFNSSSSSPFTEKHSVQRYQRDQWVYNHQLQDDQATSSPSSSSSSSCCSVMPDFDSSVGENDIALQLPELKKLLLVLKEKRKSERGGGSGDFGPGNVLLVGTGPGDPDLLTLKAVKAIQNADLLLYDRLVSNDVLDLVGANAKLLYVGKTAGYHSRTQEEIHELLLSFAEAGATVVRLKGGDPLVFGRGGEEMDFLQQQGIQVKVIPGITAASGIAAELGIPLTHRGVATSVRFLTGHSRKGGTDPLFVAENAADPDTTLVVYMGLSTLPSLALKLMQHGLPSTTPAVAVERGTTPQQRMVFAELKDLANEISSVKLVSPTLIVIGRVVALSSYWPHSVEEASSLAEAK